The following coding sequences are from one Mugil cephalus isolate CIBA_MC_2020 chromosome 9, CIBA_Mcephalus_1.1, whole genome shotgun sequence window:
- the LOC125013363 gene encoding myelin protein zero-like protein 2, which translates to MCVKGLYFFTVLFGLAASGVLRVSGMRIYTSGNMEAVNGTDARLKCTFQSSSPINPNSVTISWTFRPLGQGKEESVFHYQQRPYPPLEGIFRKRIVWDGDVMGRDASIIIREVKFTYNGTYVCQVKNPPDVHGTVGEIRLRVVATASFSELLLLALAIGGGVAAVVILLIIIMSCRKCRKRRQRQLEGNEEAPRKERKDPTACHPSRAVHLYMSETSIEIDSSDGMISEASTKDPSSSEDEGPSSDDDDDGGNSD; encoded by the exons GGGTGCTGCGGGTCAGCGGGATGCGTATATACACATCTGGGAACATGGAAGCGGTGAACGGGACAGATGCCCGTCTCAAGTGCACATTTCAGAGTTCGTCTCCGATCAACCCCAATTCCGTCACCATCTCCTGGACCTTCAGACCCCTCGGACAAGGCAAAGAGGAGTCG GTGTTCCACTACCAGCAGCGTCCGTATCCCCCTTTGGAGGGCATCTTCAGGAAGCGCATCGTTTGGGACGGCGACGTCATGGGCCGCGATGCCTCCATCATTATTCGCGAGGTCAAATTCACCTACAACGGCACATACGTCTGCCAGGTCAAGAACCCGCCCGATGTCCATGGCACAGTTGGAGAAATTCGACTCCGTGTCGTCGCCACAG CCTCTTTCTCCGAACTTCTCCTTCTGGCGTTGGCCATCGGTGGCGGTGTCGCCGCTGTGGTCAtactcctcatcatcatcatgtcctGCCGGAAGtgcaggaagaggagacagagacagctAGAAGGGAACGAAGAGGCTCCCcgcaaagagagaaaagaccCCACTGCGTG CCACCCATCGAGGGCCGTCCACCTCTACATGTCAGAGACGTCCATAGAGATTGACAGTTCGGACGGCATGATCTCAGAAGCCAGCACCAAAGACCCCAGCTCATCAGAGGACGAGGGCCCGAGCTCAGATGACGACGACGATGGTGGCAACTCCGACTGA